In Sulfitobacter guttiformis, the genomic stretch TGGGAACGTCATTGTTTCGAGAACCACAGGGTCTGCAACTGAACAAAGCGTGTCACCCGTCGTCGTATCCTTGAGACCTGCAAGCGCAATGATATCGCCTGCCCATGCTTCCGTGATTTCTTCACGTTCAATGGCGTGCATCATCATCATACGGCCAACACGCTCTTTTTTACCCTTGGTAGAGTTCAAAAGCGTATCACCCTTGTCGAGTTTACCCGAGTAGATGCGTGTAAACGTAAGCGAGCCTACAAATGGGTCGTTCATGATTTTGAACGCAAGACCGGAGAAGGCCATCGCATCATCCGCACGGCGCGGGATGTTACGTGTTTCTTCTTCATCGCCCGGCTTGAAGCCCATGTAGTCGACAACATCCAGTGGGCTGGGCAGATAGTCGATAACGGCGTTAAGCAAAGGCTGAACACCTTTGTTTTTGAACGCGGAGCCACACAAAACCGGAATGAACTTGATTGCGAGTGTACCCTTACGGATCAACTTGCGAAGAGTAGCGACATCAGGCTCGGCGCCGTCCATCAGATAGTTCTCCATGGCCTCGTCATCCATCTCGACCGCATTTTCGATCAAGTGGGCACGCCAGAAGTCAGCTTTCTCTTTCAGGCTGTCGCGGATCGGCTTTTTGATCCAGCTTGCGCCAAGATCTTCACCTTCCCAAACCCATTCTTCCATGGTGACAAGGTCAACCATGCCTTCCAGCTCGGTCTCGGAACCGATCGGGATTTGAATAGGTGCAGGCGTGGCGCCTGTACGGTCCTGAATCATCTTAACGCAGTTGTAGAAGTCGGCGCCAATCTTATCCATCTTGTTAACAAATACGATGCGCGGGACTTTATAACGGTCGGCCTGACGCCAGACAGTCTCTGTCTGCGGCTCAACACCGGCGTTTGCGTCAAGAACGGTCACCGCCCCATCGAGAACGGCCAAAGAACGCTCAACTTCGATCGTGAAGTCAACGTGTCCGGGTGTGTCGATGATATTCATCCGGTGCTTCGGGCTGTCTGGCTCGGTGCCAGTCTCAGTGCGCTCCCAGAATGTGGTCGTCGCAGCGGAAGTAATTGTAATACCCCGTTCCTGCTCCTGTTCCATCCAGTCCATCGTCGCGGCGCCGTCGTGCACTTCGCCAATGTTGTGGGATTTGCCTGTATAGAACAGGATGCGCTCGGAACAGGTGGTTTTACCCGCATCAATGTGCGCGATGATACCAAAGTTGCGATACAGTTCGAGGGGATAGTCGCGTGCCATTTGTAAAGCGTCCTCAGAGGTTTTGCTTTGAAAAGTGTCAGGGGCCGCGCGTATCGCGGCCCCGATCTTAATCGGTTACCAGCGGTAGTGGCTGAATGCCTTGTTTGCATCAGCCATTTTATGCGTGTCTTCACGCTTTTTAACGGCTGTACCACGGGACTGGACAGCGTCCATAAGCTCGCCTGCAAGGCGCTCTTCCATGGTGTTCTCGTTGCGCGAACGTGCAGCTTTGATCAACCAGCGGATCGCCAGCGCCTGACGGCGCTCCGGGCGAACCTCAACGGGCACCTGATACGTGGCACCACCAACGCGGCGCGAACGAACTTCGACGCTGGGCTGGATGTTCTCGAGCGCTTCGTGGAACACTTCCACTGGGGCGCGCTTGATCTTGGATTCAACGCGGTCGAAGGCGTTGTAAACGATACGCTCTGCAACCGACTTTTTGCCGTCGATCATCAGGTTATTCATGAATTTTGTCAGGATCAGATCGCCGTATTTGGCGTCTGGCAGTACTTCGCGTTTTTCAGCGGCGTGGCGGCGTGACATCTTGTTGTCTTCCTCTTGGCGGGGTGCATCGCAGATGCGTGCATAGTGTCTGTTTGTAACGGCCCTGCGTCAAACACAGGGCCAAAGGCGATCTTACTTCGGACGCTTCGCACCATACTTGGAGCGGCGCTGCTTACGATCTTTGACGCCTTGCGTATCGAGAACACCGCGCAGGATGTGGTAGCGCACACCGGGAAGGTCTTTTACACGACCGCCGCGGATCAGAACCACGGAGTGCTCCTGAAGGTTGTGGCTCTCGCCGGGAATGTAGGAGATCACTTCGAAACCGTTGGTCAGGCGAACCTTGGCAACTTTACGCATCGCGGAGTTTGGTTTCTTTGGTGTGGTTGTGTAAACGCGCGTACAAACGCCACGCTTCTGCGGGCATTCCTGCAGGTGCATGGATTTCGAGTACTTGCGTTTTGGCTGGCGCGGTTTGCGGATCAGCTGCTGAATCGTTGGCATTCCGGTTTTATCCCCGTGTTGCTGTCTTTTTTGCAAAAGGGCAAACCCTTCTGCGGTGAATAGTGTGCTGCATACGTCCATGCAGCGCGGCTAGAGCAGTAGGTCCAATGCAATATGGCCGCTACGCTTCCGTACCGAGGTAAGCGAGGCGGCTATGCTAACAGAGGATCGGGCCAGTTAAGGCGGCCTGGATCGTGACCACATGCGGTATGATATGCGGCGAAAGGGCGACCCCTCACGCGTGATAACGGGCGTATACGCAGAGTCGCCGTGGCTGTCAACAGGTGCGCCCTCTTGCCAAAACCCCTGCCCCTCCCACATAGTCTGCCAAACGTGCGTGAGGTGATCTGTGACACTCCAAGTTATCGGCCTCTGCCGGTTTTCCTATCCGGCCATTGGCGGCTTTCAGGTCGAGCATGAAACTATGGAGGAGCGGATTGACTATCTCTATGATGAAGCACGTATTGACGAACGGTTTCATCTGTTCGAGGCTGTTGCCCTCCCCTCCCTCCGCGCCCAGACCGACCCTGATTTCGAGCTTATCATTGTGGTGGGTGACCAGATGCCAGCGCATCATCGGGACCGGCTCGACGCGATTATTTCGGACATGCCGCAGGCACGCATCCACGCCGAGCCCCCGCGCCCCCAGCGGGAAGTGATGAAGAAAATTCTCAATGCGGCGCGACGCGATTTCTCACAGCCGTGCCTGCAGTTCCGCTTTGACGACGACGATGCGGTAGCGATTGATTTTGTCGAGCGCTTGCGAAAAGCCGCCAAGGATTGCGATGCCCTACTCCAACAACACAAGAGTGTCGCGTTTGACTGGAACAAGGGATATATCGCAGAATATAGCTCAGAGGGCATTGCCGCGACCGAGATATTCCGACCTTTTGACGTGGCCGCCCTTGGGATGTGGGTGAAGGGTGATTGTCACCTGACAATAATGAATTTCGCACACAATAAAATAGACCGTTTCATGCCCGCTGTCAGCTTCGATGAGCCGCGGATGTTTGTGCGTGGGCACAACGCGTCAAACGACAGCCGTCAGAAGCCGGTGAAACCTGTTCACTTAAAGCCGTTTAACCGCGAGCAGTCAGAGGCTTTCAGGAAACGTTTTGCCATTGATGTCGAAAAAATCCGGCAGATCTTCGGTGGAACCTGACATCACGCCCACGCTTACTGCTACGCTAAGGATAGGATGTTACGCGGCAAAAATGATTTCTACGACAGCCCTCTGACGTTGATGAAGACCTAGCCGATTACAATCCCTTGGAAGTAATCAGTAGCCCATACTGCGTGTACCTAAGGGATCCATGATGACCACCTATGAGCGCGTTTTAAGCCCTTGAAAGTTTTCGCTCGCGGTAGAAGGTAAACACACCAGTCGCGACAACGATTGCAGCCCCCAACAGCGTAAGCGCGCGCGGCACTTCATCAAAAATCACATACCCGACCCCCATCGCCACCACCAATCCGGTATAGCGGAAGGGGGCGATAAACGAGACATCGCCTGTGCGCATCGCCTGAATGCTAAAGAAATATCCGACCAGCACAAAAACGGCCGAGCCGCTGATGCCGAGGCCGACCGTGCCGGACACAGGCGCCCATTGTTGCGTAAGCGATGCAAGGCCCGCTGCCAACATTACGGCTACTGTTGTGCCAAGCGTGACAGCCATGCCTGGTACCTGCGCCGACAGACGCCGCGTGATCAAATCGCGCACCGTCACGCCCATTACCGACGCCAGCGCGTAAAGCGACCAAACGTTGAACCCCTCCACACCGGGCCGGATGATCATCATCACCCCACACAGACCAATCGCAATCGCCAGCATCCGCCGCCAACCCACAGCCTCTCGGTAAATCAGCGCGGAGCCGAGCGTAACGGTAAGCGGGACCACCTGCATAATCGCATTGAGGTTCCCGATTGGCATGTTGAATAGGGCACTGAGAAAGAAGTAGGCCGTAATGATCTCGGCTAGTCCACGCAGGCCGATCAGGAGTTTATCCTCACGAGACACCTGGTATTTTAAAGTGCCGAGACTTCGTGCGAGGATGAAAATGAGTAGCGTGGCCAATACTCCCCGTAAAAAGATAAGCTGGAACAATGGGATGCCGCCGCCCGTAAGCTTGAGCACTGTATCGTTCATCACGAAGGCAATCATCGAACCCATCATTAGAAGGGCACCGGTCGTGTTTGGGGTCATTGAAATATCCTAAGCTCCGCTCTGATATTGAGCGTTTGCTTCATGGAGGGCAATGCACCCTAAACCCATTCAAGGCAAATAAATATTAGGCAAAGAAAAACCCCCGCAACCGGATGGCTGCGGGGGTTCTTGCTGTTTTAAAAGCTTAAAGCGGTATCAATCGCGGCTGTCTTCGTCAAAGCTTGGTGCCTGATTGAATACATCCCCTCCGACAATGTCTTCGGCAGGTGCAACAGGCGCTGCAAGCGCGGCTGCTTTTTCCGCTTCGATACGGCGTGCTTCTACGACGACATTATCGCGGTCAGATGCCACGCGGCGCATCTGCTGCGTTGCTCCGCCAGTACCCGCAGGAATCAATCGGCCCACGATGACGTTCTCTTTCAGACCGACCAATTTGTCGCGCTTGCCCTGTACCGATGCTTCGGTAAGTACACGCGTGGTTTCCTGGAAAGACGCTGCCGAGATGAAGCTGCGGGTTTGCAGCGACGCCTTGGTGATACCCAGAAGGATCGGTTCGCCTTTTGCGGGACGGCCGCCCTTCGACAGAGCCTTCTCGTTGGCCTGATCGAACTCTTGCTTGTCCACATGTTCGCCCTTCAGCAGCGTGGTGTCTCCGCTCTCCTGGATCTCCCACTTCTGCAGCATCTGACGCACGATTACCTCGATGTGCTTGTCGTTGATCTTCACACCCTGCAGGCGATAAACGTCCTGCACTTCGTCGATCATGTAGTCAGCAAGCGCTTCCACACCCATAATGGCAAGAATGTCATGCGGCGCAGGGTTGCCGTCCATGATGTAATCGCCCTTCTGCACGAAGTCACCTTCGGCTACGGGAATGTGCTTACCTTTTGGCACCATGTATTCGACTTTGAAGTCGGGGTCTTCCGAGCTCTCGATCGCGATGCGGCGCTTGTTCTTATAGTCTTTGCCGTAGCGCACATAGCCGTCGATTTCAGCGATAATGGCGTGATCCTTGGGGCGGCGTGCCTCAAAAAGTTCGGCCACACGTGGAAGACCACCGGTGATGTCCTTGGTCTTGGAACCTTCGCGCGGAATACGTGCAATAACGTCGCCTGCTTCCACCTCGGTGCCATCTTCCACGGACATAACAGCGTCCACGGACATCGGATAGGTGATCGGATTACCCGCAGAGTTACGCAGCGGTTCGCCGTCTTTGTCCTGCAAAATGATCTCGGGCTTAAGCTCGTTTCCTTTCGCAGCTGAACGCCAGTCAATAACGATCTTCTGTGTCATACCGGTTGCATCATCTGTCTCGTCTTTGACAGAGATACCCGAGATGAGATCGACATGTTTGATCGTACCCGAAGCTTCAGCAATCATCGGCAGGGTATAGGGATCCCACTCATACAATTTGTCGCCGCGGGCAACGGTGGCGCCCTCTTTGACAAACAGCTTGGTACCGTACCCTACCTTGTGGCTTGCGCGTTCATCACCGTTCTCATCGATGATCAACAGCTTCATATTCCGGCCCATAACCATGGTCTCATCCGACGAGTTTTGCAGCGTGTTGCTATTCTCGAAGTGGATTTTACCGGATTGGGAAGCTTCCTGGAAGGACTGCTGGCCACCTTGCGCAACACCGCCGATGTGGAACGTCCGCATCGTCAGCTGTGTACCCGGCTCACCGATGGACTGTGCCGCGATGATGCCAACGGCCTCACCTTGGTTAACCAGCGTACCGCGTGCAAGGTCACGACCGTAGCACATCGCGCAAACACCCTCTTCCGCTTCACAAGTGAGCGGAGAACGGATCCGCGCAGACGCAACGCCTGCTTCGTCGAGAATGTCGGCAAGACGTTCATCGATCATCGAACCGTTTGCGACCAATACTTCATCTGTACCGGGACGCATCAAGTCTTCAGCAACCACACGACCCAACAAACGCTCGGCCAGTGAGGATACGACTTCGCCGTCATTGACGGCTGCTGTCGCAGTGATCGCAACGTCAGTACCGCAATCGTGCATACGCACAATACAATCCTGTGCCACATCAACCAGACGGCGTGTGAGGTAACCGGAGTTCGCAGTCTTCAAAGCTGTATCCGACAGACCCTTACGAGCACCGTGTGTAGAGTTGAAGTACTCCAGAACGGTCAGACCTTCTTTAAAGTTCGAGATGATCGGTGTCTCGATGATGTCGCCATTCGGCTTGGCCATCAGGCCGCGCATACCGCCCAACTGCTTCATCTGAGTTACAGAACCACGCGCACCGGAGTGCGCCATCATATACACAGAGTTCGGCTCATTCTCGGAACCGTTCTCGGCGTAAGTGGTGTCGGAAATCGCACCCATCATCGCGTCGGTGACTTTGTCGTTACACTTTGACCATGCATCGACAACTTTGTTGTACTTTTCACCCTG encodes the following:
- the fusA gene encoding elongation factor G, whose translation is MARDYPLELYRNFGIIAHIDAGKTTCSERILFYTGKSHNIGEVHDGAATMDWMEQEQERGITITSAATTTFWERTETGTEPDSPKHRMNIIDTPGHVDFTIEVERSLAVLDGAVTVLDANAGVEPQTETVWRQADRYKVPRIVFVNKMDKIGADFYNCVKMIQDRTGATPAPIQIPIGSETELEGMVDLVTMEEWVWEGEDLGASWIKKPIRDSLKEKADFWRAHLIENAVEMDDEAMENYLMDGAEPDVATLRKLIRKGTLAIKFIPVLCGSAFKNKGVQPLLNAVIDYLPSPLDVVDYMGFKPGDEEETRNIPRRADDAMAFSGLAFKIMNDPFVGSLTFTRIYSGKLDKGDTLLNSTKGKKERVGRMMMMHAIEREEITEAWAGDIIALAGLKDTTTGDTLCSVADPVVLETMTFPQPVIEIAVEPKTKADQEKMSMGLARLAAEDPSFRVETDIESGQTIMKGMGELHLDILVDRLKREFKVEANIGAPQVAYRETISREAEITYTHKKQSGGSGQFAEVKMILMPTEPGEGYSFESRVVGGSVPKEYIPGVEKGIKSVLDSGPLAGFPVIDFKVALIDGKFHDVDSSVLAFEIAARMGMREGMKKAGAKMLEPIMKVEVITPEEYTGGIIGDLTSRRGQVQGQDTRGNAIAIDCFVPLANMFGYINTLRSMSSGRANFTMQFDHYEAVPQNISDEIQAKFA
- the rpsG gene encoding 30S ribosomal protein S7, with amino-acid sequence MSRRHAAEKREVLPDAKYGDLILTKFMNNLMIDGKKSVAERIVYNAFDRVESKIKRAPVEVFHEALENIQPSVEVRSRRVGGATYQVPVEVRPERRQALAIRWLIKAARSRNENTMEERLAGELMDAVQSRGTAVKKREDTHKMADANKAFSHYRW
- the rpsL gene encoding 30S ribosomal protein S12, with the translated sequence MPTIQQLIRKPRQPKRKYSKSMHLQECPQKRGVCTRVYTTTPKKPNSAMRKVAKVRLTNGFEVISYIPGESHNLQEHSVVLIRGGRVKDLPGVRYHILRGVLDTQGVKDRKQRRSKYGAKRPK
- a CDS encoding putative rhamnosyl transferase codes for the protein MTLQVIGLCRFSYPAIGGFQVEHETMEERIDYLYDEARIDERFHLFEAVALPSLRAQTDPDFELIIVVGDQMPAHHRDRLDAIISDMPQARIHAEPPRPQREVMKKILNAARRDFSQPCLQFRFDDDDAVAIDFVERLRKAAKDCDALLQQHKSVAFDWNKGYIAEYSSEGIAATEIFRPFDVAALGMWVKGDCHLTIMNFAHNKIDRFMPAVSFDEPRMFVRGHNASNDSRQKPVKPVHLKPFNREQSEAFRKRFAIDVEKIRQIFGGT
- a CDS encoding DMT family transporter, translating into MTPNTTGALLMMGSMIAFVMNDTVLKLTGGGIPLFQLIFLRGVLATLLIFILARSLGTLKYQVSREDKLLIGLRGLAEIITAYFFLSALFNMPIGNLNAIMQVVPLTVTLGSALIYREAVGWRRMLAIAIGLCGVMMIIRPGVEGFNVWSLYALASVMGVTVRDLITRRLSAQVPGMAVTLGTTVAVMLAAGLASLTQQWAPVSGTVGLGISGSAVFVLVGYFFSIQAMRTGDVSFIAPFRYTGLVVAMGVGYVIFDEVPRALTLLGAAIVVATGVFTFYRERKLSRA
- the rpoC gene encoding DNA-directed RNA polymerase subunit beta', whose amino-acid sequence is MNQELTNNPFNPVAPTKTFDEIKVSLASPERILSWSFGEIKKPETINYRTFKPERDGLFCARIFGPIKDYECLCGKYKRMKYRGVVCEKCGVEVTLQKVRRERMGHIELASPVAHIWFLKSLPSRIGLMLDMTLRDLERVLYFENYVVIEPGLTDLTYGQMMTEEEFMDAQDAYGMDAFTANIGAEAIREMLAAIDLEAEADQLREELKEATGELKPKKIIKRLKVVESFLESGNRPEWMVLTVIPVIPPELRPLVPLDGGRFATSDLNDLYRRVINRNNRLKRLIELRAPDIIVRNEKRMLQESVDALFDNGRRGRVITGANKRPLKSLSDMLKGKQGRFRQNLLGKRVDFSGRSVIVTGPELKLHQCGLPKKMALELFKPFIYSRLEAKGLSSTVKQAKKLVEKERPEVWDILDEVIREHPVMLNRAPTLHRLGIQAFEPVLIEGKAIQLHPLVCSAFNADFDGDQMAVHVPLSLEAQLEARVLMMSTNNVLSPANGAPIIVPSQDMILGLYYVTLEREGMVGQGKVFGTVDEVQHALDAGEVHLHAKIKSRIKQIDAEGNEIDVRFDTTPGRVLLGALLPLNAKAPFDLVNRLLRKKEVQQVIDTVYRYCGQKESVIFCDQIMTMGFRQAFKAGISFGKDDMLIPDSKWPLVEETRDQVKDFEQQYMDGLITQGEKYNKVVDAWSKCNDKVTDAMMGAISDTTYAENGSENEPNSVYMMAHSGARGSVTQMKQLGGMRGLMAKPNGDIIETPIISNFKEGLTVLEYFNSTHGARKGLSDTALKTANSGYLTRRLVDVAQDCIVRMHDCGTDVAITATAAVNDGEVVSSLAERLLGRVVAEDLMRPGTDEVLVANGSMIDERLADILDEAGVASARIRSPLTCEAEEGVCAMCYGRDLARGTLVNQGEAVGIIAAQSIGEPGTQLTMRTFHIGGVAQGGQQSFQEASQSGKIHFENSNTLQNSSDETMVMGRNMKLLIIDENGDERASHKVGYGTKLFVKEGATVARGDKLYEWDPYTLPMIAEASGTIKHVDLISGISVKDETDDATGMTQKIVIDWRSAAKGNELKPEIILQDKDGEPLRNSAGNPITYPMSVDAVMSVEDGTEVEAGDVIARIPREGSKTKDITGGLPRVAELFEARRPKDHAIIAEIDGYVRYGKDYKNKRRIAIESSEDPDFKVEYMVPKGKHIPVAEGDFVQKGDYIMDGNPAPHDILAIMGVEALADYMIDEVQDVYRLQGVKINDKHIEVIVRQMLQKWEIQESGDTTLLKGEHVDKQEFDQANEKALSKGGRPAKGEPILLGITKASLQTRSFISAASFQETTRVLTEASVQGKRDKLVGLKENVIVGRLIPAGTGGATQQMRRVASDRDNVVVEARRIEAEKAAALAAPVAPAEDIVGGDVFNQAPSFDEDSRD